A window of Ruminococcus champanellensis 18P13 = JCM 17042 contains these coding sequences:
- a CDS encoding polysaccharide biosynthesis protein: MSYSFKDCVLMITGGTGSFGNAVLERFLTTDVKEIRIFSRDEKKQDDMRHLYNNPKLKFYIGDVRDISTLRPVMQGVDYIFHAAALKQVPSCEFFPLEAVKTNVIGTDNVLTAAIDAGVKRVVCLSTDKAAYPINAMGTSKAMMEKIIIAKARNVDPEKTRICCTRYGNVMCSRGSVIPLFIDKIKHGLPLTVTDGAMTRFIMNLNEAVDLVLYAFENGSQGDLFVQKADACTIEVLTQAIKELFGVPDYPTQTIGIRHGEKMYETLLTNEECARAVDCGMFYRVIADNRDLNYEKYLSLGNKDRNTLTEFNSNNTRLLDVEQTKKKLLTSKLVTDELEAWGMHEVS, translated from the coding sequence ATGTCCTATTCATTTAAAGATTGTGTACTGATGATAACCGGAGGCACAGGTTCTTTCGGAAATGCAGTTTTAGAGAGATTTCTCACCACCGATGTCAAAGAAATCCGCATTTTTTCACGCGATGAAAAAAAGCAGGATGATATGAGACATCTGTACAATAATCCGAAATTGAAGTTCTATATCGGAGATGTCAGAGATATCTCAACTTTGCGTCCTGTCATGCAAGGTGTTGATTATATCTTTCACGCAGCTGCACTTAAGCAGGTTCCGTCCTGTGAATTTTTTCCTCTCGAAGCTGTTAAAACCAACGTGATCGGCACGGATAATGTGCTGACAGCCGCAATAGATGCCGGAGTTAAACGTGTTGTATGCTTGTCCACGGACAAGGCAGCTTACCCGATAAACGCCATGGGTACAAGTAAGGCTATGATGGAAAAAATCATTATTGCCAAAGCGAGAAATGTTGACCCGGAAAAAACCCGTATTTGTTGTACAAGATACGGCAATGTAATGTGTTCGCGCGGTTCGGTTATTCCTCTCTTCATAGATAAAATCAAGCACGGATTGCCTCTGACGGTGACTGACGGAGCTATGACGCGCTTTATAATGAACCTCAATGAAGCTGTGGATCTGGTGCTTTATGCGTTTGAAAACGGAAGCCAGGGTGATCTGTTCGTTCAAAAAGCGGATGCTTGTACAATTGAGGTTCTTACGCAGGCGATTAAAGAGTTGTTTGGGGTTCCGGATTATCCCACACAGACAATAGGAATCCGTCACGGTGAAAAAATGTACGAAACATTGCTTACAAATGAAGAGTGCGCCCGTGCGGTTGATTGCGGAATGTTTTACCGCGTTATTGCGGATAACCGTGATTTGAATTACGAAAAGTACCTGTCTTTGGGCAATAAGGATCGTAACACATTGACAGAGTTTAACTCGAACAATACAAGATTGCTTGATGTTGAGCAAACAAAGAAAAAGCTCCTTACTTCCAAGCTTGTGACAGATGAGCTTGAAGCATGGGGCATGCATGAAGTTTCATGA